From one Dermacentor silvarum isolate Dsil-2018 chromosome 3, BIME_Dsil_1.4, whole genome shotgun sequence genomic stretch:
- the LOC119444694 gene encoding cytochrome P450 18a1: MSARGILVFLLSSLVSLLGPGVASQLPLPPGPWGLPLVGFLPFLGKEFHRTLQSLAVTYGPIYQIFLGSKRVVVISDPKLVRQAFSKAAFSGRPDTELTKLLQGYGIINSAGALWREQRAFLHRVFRDFVPRHGRPGSVALEQKMQVRCTAAIYALVKSHAPRKSPVGCNKCLSVSMRRAFATVSDPVQTNCAQVHIGEFLSSLGPFEGNSLHVRRSLARAVSNILGSFLMSVTYSSRDSKFDQLLALFEEGFRLLTLAVPVNFIPALRYVPGSNWAYRRIKRNRHQTADYFRRIADAHRSSYVEGTVRDIVDAYLVQLRRDKARGIQREDTYFSEEQLVQVLMDIFSAGLETVTSTLEWAILLLVRHPHVQRRLQEELDAHLASEGERPASMADLPALPYAQATILEVLRRANVIALGNAHATTCDVELAGYRIPADTHVVSNLWAIHMDPDLWEDPEEFRPERFLVNGQVQKPDYFMPFSVGRRMCLGNHLTQSEVFLFLSNLLLRYTLELPEGEQPPSMDGHVAVSHTPRPFRVKITPRNNAAQTATAFANVEQLCSDLG; the protein is encoded by the exons ATGTCTGCACGAGGCATACTG GTCTTTCTACTGTCATCGCTGGTGTCGCTACTCG GACCTGGGGTCGCGAGCCAGCTACCGCTGCCTCCGGGACCCTGGGGATTGCCCCTGGTGGGCTTTCTCCCGTTCCTCGGCAAGGAGTTCCACCGTACCTTGCAGTCATTGGCGGTCACCTACGGCCCCATATACCAGATATTCCTGGGCTCCAAGCGGGTCGTGGTCATCAGCGACCCCAAGCTGGTGCGTCAAGCCTTCAGCAAGGCCGCCTTCTCCGGACGGCCCGACACGGAACTCACCAAGCTCCTTCAGGGATACG GGATCATCAACTCTGCAGGCGCCCTATGGCGTGAACAGCGTGCGTTCCTGCATCGCGTGTTCAGGGACTTCGTGCCTCGACACGGAAGGCCCGGCAGCGTGGCACTCGAGCAGAAGATGCAGGTGCGTTGCACAGCCGCTATTTACGCGCTCGTCAAATCCCACGCTCCTCGAAA AAGCCCTGTCGGCTGCAACAAGTGTCTAAGCGTCAGCATGAGGCGTGCCTTTGCCACAGTGAGTGACCCGGTGCAAACCAATTGCGCGCAGGTGCACATCGGCGAGTTCCTGTCGTCGCTGGGTCCGTTCGAAGGCAACTCGCTGCACGTGCGGCGGTCGCTCGCGCGCGCCGTCAGCAACATCCTCGGCTCGTTCCTCATGAGCGTCACGTACTCGTCGCGCGACTCCAAGTTCGATCAGCTGCTCGCGCTCTTCGAGGAAGGATTCCGGCTGCTCACGCTCGCCGTGCCCGTGAACTTCATACCAGCGCTGCGCTACGTGCCGGGCTCCAACTGGGCCTACCGGCGCATTAAGCGCAACCGGCACCAGACGGCCGACTACTTCCGGCGCATCGCCGACGCGCACCGGTCGTCGTACGTCGAGGGCACCGTTCGCGACATCGTCGACGCGTACCTGGTCCAGCTGCGGAGGGACAAGGCCAGAGGCATCCAGCGGGAGGACACGTACTTCTCCG AGGAGCAGTTGGTGCAAGTGCTGATGGACATCTTCAGCGCCGGCCTGGAGACCGTCACCTCGACCCTAGAGTGGGCCATCCTTTTGCTGGTGCGTCACCCGCACGTCCAGCGACGCCTCCAAGAGGAGCTGGACGCCCACCTGGCGTCTGAAGGCGAAAGGCCCGCCAGCATGGCCGACCTACCCGCCCTCCCTTACGCACAAGCCACCATCCTCGAGGTGCTGCGACGGGCCAACGTCATAGCGCTCGGAAACGCCCACGCCACAACCTG CGACGTTGAGCTGGCGGGCTACCGTATACCAGCGGACACTCACGTCGTCTCCAACCTGTGGGCCATCCACATGGACCCTGACCTGTGGGAGGACCCGGAAGAATTCCGGCCAGAGCGCTTCTTGGTGAACGGACAAGTCCAAAAGCCGGATTACTTCATGCCCTTCTCCGTCG GTCGACGCATGTGCCTGGGCAACCACCTGACGCAGTCCGAGGTGTTCCTCTTCCTCAGCAACCTGCTGCTGCGCTACACGCTCGAGCTGCCCGAAGGGGAGCAGCCGCCTTCCATGGACGGCCACGTCGCGGTGTCGCACACGCCCCGACCTTTCCGGGTCAAGATCACGCCCAGGAACAACGCTGCCCAGACCGCAACCGCCTTTGCCAACGTCGAACAACTATGCAGCGACCTTGGTTGA